The following coding sequences lie in one Methylotenera versatilis 301 genomic window:
- a CDS encoding RNA pyrophosphohydrolase codes for MLDRDGFRPNVGIIICNANNQVFWGKRIREHAWQFPQGGINHGESPEQAMYRELMEEVGLKPEHVQILGRTKDWLRYEVPSTWIKREYRGSYKGQKQIWYLLRMLGRDSDVSLRASEHPEFDAWRWSEYWVPLEDVIEFKRGVYESALNELAPHLHHKHVK; via the coding sequence ATGTTAGATCGAGACGGGTTTCGCCCGAATGTTGGCATTATTATATGTAATGCCAACAATCAGGTTTTTTGGGGCAAGCGTATTCGTGAGCATGCTTGGCAGTTTCCGCAAGGTGGTATTAACCATGGCGAAAGCCCAGAGCAGGCCATGTATCGCGAGTTGATGGAAGAGGTAGGTTTAAAGCCTGAGCACGTGCAAATTTTGGGTCGCACCAAAGACTGGCTTAGATATGAAGTGCCTTCTACATGGATTAAGCGTGAGTATCGCGGCAGCTACAAAGGCCAAAAGCAAATTTGGTATTTATTGCGTATGCTCGGTCGCGATAGTGATGTGTCGCTGCGGGCAAGCGAACATCCAGAGTTTGATGCATGGCGTTGGAGTGAATACTGGGTGCCGTTAGAAGATGTGATTGAGTTTAAGCGCGGTGTCTATGAATCTGCGCTCAATGAGTTGGCACCACATTTGCATCATAAACATGTTAAGTAA
- a CDS encoding YncE family protein, whose protein sequence is MKILSIKFLRINQIIALLIISVLTCTLTTACQAAIKPAHTNLAYITNQGEDSVSVIDTSTNQVTNTIKVGKGPVGVAVSAKLNRVYISNVESQEISIIDIQNNTLVETIKIKGSPVGLALSPDSKTLYVADWFDNRVLAISTSEDHTTNEVSVGDAPAGMVVSPNNKWLYIANRDSNDVEVIDTASLTIKKRIPVGKHPFGLAISKTGLWLVSVNVKEDTVSIINTKTNAQYKVKVGYHPYCAAISLDGKKLYVSNTQDDSVTVINMSTRKAIATINVGNTPEGVSLDYANSRAYVANWGSNSVSVIDTETNQILTIIKTGDKSRAFGQFVLNR, encoded by the coding sequence ATGAAAATACTATCAATTAAATTTTTGAGAATTAACCAGATTATTGCACTTTTGATCATCAGCGTACTCACGTGCACGCTAACCACAGCTTGCCAAGCCGCAATCAAACCAGCTCATACAAACTTAGCCTATATTACCAATCAAGGCGAAGACTCAGTATCAGTCATTGACACCTCAACAAACCAAGTCACTAACACTATCAAGGTTGGTAAAGGGCCTGTGGGAGTTGCTGTTTCAGCTAAGCTAAATCGTGTTTATATTTCTAATGTAGAAAGTCAGGAAATATCGATTATAGACATCCAAAATAACACCTTAGTAGAAACCATAAAAATCAAAGGCTCTCCTGTAGGCCTAGCACTATCGCCGGATAGCAAGACGCTCTATGTGGCGGATTGGTTTGATAATCGCGTCTTAGCCATTAGTACGAGTGAAGACCACACGACAAATGAAGTCAGTGTTGGCGATGCACCGGCTGGCATGGTAGTCAGCCCGAATAACAAATGGCTGTATATCGCTAACCGAGATAGCAACGATGTTGAAGTGATAGACACGGCAAGCCTTACTATCAAAAAACGTATTCCAGTAGGTAAGCACCCTTTTGGACTTGCTATCAGCAAAACAGGCTTATGGTTGGTCAGTGTCAATGTAAAAGAGGATACGGTCAGTATCATTAACACCAAAACCAATGCGCAATATAAAGTAAAAGTAGGCTACCACCCCTATTGTGCGGCGATCAGTTTGGACGGAAAGAAACTCTATGTGAGCAACACGCAGGACGACAGCGTGACCGTTATTAATATGTCTACGCGCAAAGCCATTGCCACGATTAATGTCGGCAACACACCAGAAGGTGTCAGCTTAGATTACGCCAACAGCCGCGCCTATGTTGCGAATTGGGGCAGTAATAGCGTTAGCGTGATTGACACTGAAACCAACCAAATCCTCACTATAATAAAAACTGGCGACAAAAGTCGCGCATTTGGGCAGTTTGTTTTAAATCGTTAA
- the ilvN gene encoding acetolactate synthase small subunit — protein sequence MTTNAPRHIISLLMENEAGALSRVAGLFSARGYNIESLTVAVTEDPTLSRMTIVTSGSEAIIEQIIKQLNKLIDVVKVLDLNDGKFIERELMLVKVKATGAFREEMKRMCDIFRGRIIDVADGSFTIELTGSGTKLDAFIESLDKAAILETVRTGASGIGRGDRILKV from the coding sequence ATGACTACTAACGCTCCTCGCCATATTATTTCACTCCTCATGGAAAATGAAGCTGGCGCATTATCACGCGTGGCAGGTTTATTTTCAGCGCGCGGCTACAACATTGAATCACTCACAGTCGCCGTGACAGAAGACCCAACATTGTCTCGCATGACTATTGTCACTTCAGGTTCTGAAGCGATTATCGAACAAATCATTAAACAGTTAAACAAGCTTATTGACGTTGTCAAAGTGCTTGATTTAAACGATGGTAAATTTATCGAGCGCGAATTGATGCTCGTAAAAGTCAAAGCAACGGGTGCGTTTCGTGAAGAAATGAAACGCATGTGTGATATTTTCCGTGGTCGTATTATCGATGTGGCCGACGGCAGCTTTACTATTGAGCTTACCGGCTCAGGCACTAAGTTAGACGCCTTTATCGAAAGCCTTGATAAAGCCGCAATTTTAGAAACAGTACGTACAGGCGCTTCTGGCATAGGCCGTGGCGACCGAATTTTAAAAGTTTAA
- the asd gene encoding archaetidylserine decarboxylase (Phosphatidylserine decarboxylase is synthesized as a single chain precursor. Generation of the pyruvoyl active site from a Ser is coupled to cleavage of a Gly-Ser bond between the larger (beta) and smaller (alpha chains). It is an integral membrane protein.), with translation MNMTVLLQYILPKQAITALAGKLAHYQGGNLTTSVITWFVKRYQVNMAEAANPDIASYKTFNEFFTRPLRTGARPIAQADFICPVDGAISQFGTIEKDQIFQAKGHSYSTTALVGGNKVLAEKFENGHFACLYLSPKDYHRIHMPCDGTLKSMTYVPGALFSVNPTTAQGVPGLFARNERVVCEFTSTQHGSFVMVLVGATIVGSMATVWHDAENGIINPPRTGKTKTWNYNSKNITLKQGDEMGKFLLGSTVVMLFEKDMLQFNSDWQPARTIRLGELMGNKK, from the coding sequence ATGAACATGACAGTGCTATTACAATACATTTTACCGAAACAGGCGATTACTGCACTTGCTGGTAAATTAGCTCACTATCAAGGCGGTAATTTAACTACATCAGTCATTACATGGTTCGTAAAACGCTATCAAGTCAATATGGCTGAGGCTGCTAATCCTGACATTGCATCCTATAAAACTTTCAACGAATTCTTTACACGCCCCCTCAGAACTGGCGCACGACCAATTGCTCAAGCTGATTTTATTTGCCCTGTAGATGGTGCGATTAGCCAATTTGGTACGATTGAAAAAGACCAAATATTTCAGGCAAAAGGTCACTCATACTCCACAACTGCCTTAGTTGGCGGCAACAAAGTATTAGCAGAAAAATTCGAAAATGGTCATTTTGCTTGCCTGTATTTAAGTCCAAAAGATTATCACCGTATTCATATGCCTTGTGACGGCACGTTAAAAAGCATGACCTATGTTCCAGGTGCTTTATTCTCTGTAAACCCAACCACAGCGCAAGGCGTACCCGGATTATTTGCCAGAAATGAACGTGTGGTGTGTGAATTCACTTCTACGCAGCACGGCAGCTTTGTCATGGTACTAGTCGGTGCGACCATTGTTGGCAGTATGGCAACAGTCTGGCATGATGCCGAAAATGGCATCATCAATCCACCTCGCACAGGTAAAACTAAAACGTGGAATTACAATTCGAAAAATATCACTCTGAAACAAGGTGATGAAATGGGCAAGTTTTTACTCGGCTCTACCGTAGTCATGCTATTTGAAAAAGATATGCTGCAGTTTAATAGTGATTGGCAGCCTGCAAGAACTATCCGCCTAGGTGAATTGATGGGTAATAAAAAGTAA
- the nadC gene encoding carboxylating nicotinate-nucleotide diphosphorylase → MTLFNQHYPPNSMAFNQLVLQQVQAALEEDIGAGDLTASLVPATQQVTATIIARETAVICGIPWVQTCFNQVDANVKIYWQVTEGERVQANQVLCEITGPARALLTSERCALNFLQTLSATATETRKYVDAIAGTQSQIFDTRKTIPNLRLAQKYAVTVGGGHNQRLALYDGILIKENHIAAAGSIASVMAQAFTLNSGKSIQIEVENMPQLKEALTAGATSILLDNFNTEQLTEAVHFNQQSGKHAVLEASGGIGLNNVREIALTGVDRISIGAITKNVQAIDLSMRVIHTS, encoded by the coding sequence ATGACCTTATTTAACCAACATTATCCACCCAACTCCATGGCTTTTAATCAATTAGTGCTCCAGCAAGTTCAAGCCGCGCTGGAAGAAGACATCGGCGCTGGCGACCTTACGGCGTCACTCGTACCAGCCACACAACAAGTCACGGCGACAATTATCGCGCGCGAAACTGCTGTTATTTGCGGCATTCCATGGGTACAAACTTGCTTTAATCAAGTCGATGCAAATGTCAAAATCTACTGGCAGGTGACTGAAGGCGAACGTGTACAAGCAAACCAAGTATTATGCGAAATCACAGGTCCTGCGCGTGCGCTATTGACTTCGGAACGATGCGCGCTTAACTTTTTGCAAACACTTTCAGCCACAGCTACTGAAACACGCAAATATGTAGATGCCATTGCTGGTACACAAAGTCAAATTTTTGATACCCGCAAAACCATTCCAAATTTAAGATTAGCGCAAAAGTACGCAGTGACCGTCGGAGGTGGGCACAACCAGCGCCTAGCTTTGTACGATGGCATTCTCATTAAAGAAAATCATATAGCCGCAGCTGGCAGCATAGCCTCTGTGATGGCGCAGGCATTTACGCTTAATTCAGGCAAAAGCATACAAATTGAAGTTGAGAATATGCCTCAACTAAAAGAAGCATTAACAGCAGGCGCAACCAGTATATTGTTAGATAACTTTAATACTGAACAATTAACTGAAGCCGTTCACTTTAATCAACAATCTGGCAAACACGCCGTGCTAGAAGCTTCTGGCGGCATAGGCTTAAATAACGTGCGAGAAATTGCATTGACTGGCGTGGATAGAATCTCGATAGGTGCAATTACTAAAAATGTACAAGCCATCGATTTATCCATGAGAGTCATTCATACTAGCTAA
- a CDS encoding glutathione S-transferase family protein, producing MKLLYTINSPYARKVRIVAAEKHIEVTLEEVVLSAPDCPVKQHNPLGKVPVLVLPDGDSLYDSRVIVEYLDNRTPLAHLIPQDLNAKVKVRRWEALADGICDAAVATMQEQRKSADKQDAEFIERQMSKVKSGLKELNEDLGKTEGVGKSNWCVNGTFSLADIAVGCMLGYLNLRFGSVINLAAEFPNLERLQLTLLKRPSFKGSMPVA from the coding sequence ATGAAACTTTTATACACCATTAATAGCCCTTATGCTAGAAAAGTACGCATTGTCGCGGCTGAAAAGCATATTGAAGTCACGCTCGAAGAAGTCGTTTTGAGTGCGCCAGATTGCCCTGTTAAGCAACACAATCCATTAGGCAAAGTGCCTGTCTTGGTGCTGCCAGATGGCGATAGTTTGTATGACTCACGTGTGATTGTTGAATATCTTGATAACCGCACTCCGCTTGCACATTTGATTCCACAAGATTTAAACGCCAAAGTGAAAGTACGCCGCTGGGAAGCGCTGGCAGATGGCATTTGCGATGCAGCGGTAGCCACCATGCAAGAACAACGGAAGTCTGCCGATAAGCAGGATGCCGAGTTTATTGAGCGTCAAATGTCTAAAGTCAAAAGCGGTTTGAAAGAGCTGAACGAAGATTTAGGCAAAACCGAGGGCGTTGGCAAAAGTAACTGGTGCGTCAATGGCACTTTTAGTTTGGCTGATATCGCAGTGGGTTGTATGTTGGGCTATCTAAATTTGCGATTTGGTAGTGTGATTAATTTGGCCGCTGAGTTTCCAAATTTAGAGCGCTTGCAATTAACCTTGTTAAAACGTCCATCATTTAAAGGCAGCATGCCTGTTGCTTAA
- a CDS encoding SRPBCC family protein — translation MKKILALLALGLSVSLVPFTAAAHGPSPQKVEKTITIKADPAKVWAIVKDFGGIHKWHPGVAGTKVEQKKDENGDMATFRTLTFKDGGNVYEKLRSIDDASMKIKYEIVSGTLPLTDYNATMTVEKGDKPGESKVTWVGRFYRLYKLNPPIPAGQDDETAVKAITGIFDSGLANLQKVAENSK, via the coding sequence ATGAAAAAGATTTTAGCATTGCTTGCGCTTGGCTTAAGCGTAAGTCTAGTTCCGTTCACCGCAGCAGCGCACGGCCCATCACCACAAAAAGTTGAAAAAACCATTACAATCAAAGCTGATCCAGCTAAAGTTTGGGCAATCGTTAAAGATTTTGGTGGCATTCATAAATGGCATCCGGGCGTAGCCGGCACAAAAGTAGAACAGAAAAAAGATGAAAATGGTGACATGGCTACTTTCAGAACACTTACTTTTAAAGATGGCGGCAATGTGTACGAAAAGCTGCGCAGCATTGATGACGCGTCAATGAAAATCAAGTATGAAATCGTTTCTGGCACACTACCACTAACAGACTACAACGCAACAATGACTGTAGAAAAAGGCGACAAACCAGGCGAATCAAAAGTAACATGGGTTGGCCGTTTCTACCGCTTATACAAACTTAACCCACCAATCCCAGCGGGTCAAGATGACGAAACAGCTGTTAAAGCCATCACTGGTATTTTTGATTCAGGTTTGGCTAACTTACAAAAGGTAGCCGAAAACTCAAAGTAA
- a CDS encoding YceH family protein: MAEIFTLLETRVLGALIEKSITVPDSYPLTLNSLLAACVQKTSRDPVIETSIVDIQATLDALRRRSLILETHSGRTAHYAHNAGRVFRVDEAGVALLAVLMLRGPQTIGELRINTERLYKFSSTSEVETKLIELSERDEAAGRIERLTHLLPKAAGSREARWCHLLSGEPIFTAQNNAEIQTNNLDPVSASEIDVLKKRISVLEQKIAEFEAWAAKLNADLGLKD; encoded by the coding sequence ATGGCTGAAATTTTCACTTTATTAGAAACTCGCGTACTAGGTGCCCTAATTGAAAAGTCAATTACGGTGCCCGACTCTTACCCACTTACACTCAACTCACTATTAGCAGCATGCGTCCAAAAAACCAGCCGCGATCCTGTGATTGAAACCAGTATTGTTGATATTCAAGCCACTCTTGATGCACTAAGAAGGCGCTCACTTATTTTAGAAACACATAGCGGACGCACCGCTCATTATGCCCACAATGCGGGACGTGTATTTAGAGTAGATGAAGCTGGTGTAGCGTTGCTAGCAGTGCTCATGTTACGCGGCCCACAAACCATAGGTGAGTTACGCATCAATACTGAGCGCCTGTATAAATTTTCTAGCACCTCAGAAGTGGAAACCAAATTAATCGAACTCAGTGAGCGTGACGAAGCAGCTGGGCGTATTGAAAGACTCACACATCTGCTGCCTAAGGCTGCTGGCTCACGCGAAGCGCGCTGGTGTCATTTATTAAGCGGCGAACCAATCTTTACTGCACAAAACAACGCCGAGATACAAACAAACAACCTTGACCCCGTGAGCGCCAGCGAAATCGATGTTCTGAAAAAACGTATCAGTGTATTAGAGCAAAAAATAGCTGAATTTGAAGCTTGGGCAGCTAAACTCAATGCGGATTTAGGCTTAAAAGACTAA
- a CDS encoding GspE/PulE family protein, with protein sequence MSKPTILSNPSGRLSLGDTLRMLVSDGIVDKAHAEKLYKDRKLDSSNLHPLVVIGEQKWKSLKAPQKSITVEMLSNWLAERSGLEYYHIDPLKLDFGSAAKIVSQGYAERLKIMPISVKNGEAVIATTEPFSTDWIADLERVLKMKIKLVMANPLEISRYLPEIYNLANSMNAADLAKAGQIVGVQNFEQLIELGKDKNLDANEQHVVNIVDWLFKYAFEQRASDIHLEPRRGMGMMRFRIDGVLHQVYQLPPNIMNAITSRIKLLGRMDMVEKRRPQDGRIKTLSAEGQEIELRLSTMPTAFGEKLVMRIFAPEVSEKGFLALGFAEEQAAIWHSWTKSPNGIILVTGPTGSGKTTTLYATLRTLATPEVNVCTVEEPIEMVEPLFNQMQVQQNIGLTFAGGIRTLMRQDPDIIMVGEIRDLETADMAIQAALTGHLVLSTLHTNDAPSAVTRLLDLGVPSYLIHSTVLGIMAQRLVRTLCTSCKVAEPIEQSKWDALVGDFNIPKPAHIYKPVGCMECRNTGFRGRSGIYEMLTITPALRKLITPETNLADLTKQAYKDGMQPLVINGAEKIAAGITTIEELMKVAPPLELE encoded by the coding sequence ATGAGCAAACCGACTATTCTAAGTAACCCAAGTGGCCGACTATCACTAGGTGATACTTTGCGCATGTTAGTGAGTGACGGCATTGTAGATAAAGCCCATGCGGAAAAGTTATACAAAGACCGTAAACTTGATTCGTCTAACCTGCACCCGCTAGTGGTCATCGGTGAGCAAAAATGGAAAAGCCTTAAAGCTCCGCAAAAATCCATCACGGTTGAGATGCTTTCTAATTGGCTTGCAGAGCGCTCTGGTCTTGAGTACTACCATATAGACCCGCTCAAATTAGACTTTGGTTCGGCTGCAAAAATCGTTTCGCAAGGTTATGCTGAACGCTTAAAAATCATGCCGATTTCTGTCAAAAATGGGGAGGCGGTGATTGCCACCACCGAGCCATTTAGTACCGATTGGATTGCCGACCTTGAGCGCGTTCTCAAGATGAAAATCAAGCTCGTTATGGCGAATCCACTGGAGATTAGCCGTTACCTGCCAGAGATTTACAATCTAGCCAACTCAATGAATGCCGCTGATTTAGCCAAAGCTGGGCAAATTGTTGGTGTACAAAACTTTGAGCAATTGATTGAGCTAGGCAAAGATAAAAACCTAGATGCCAATGAGCAGCATGTAGTGAATATTGTTGACTGGCTATTCAAATACGCTTTTGAGCAGCGCGCGAGTGATATTCACCTAGAACCACGGCGCGGCATGGGTATGATGCGCTTTAGAATCGACGGCGTACTGCATCAGGTGTACCAACTGCCACCGAACATTATGAATGCCATCACCAGCCGCATTAAGCTGCTGGGCCGTATGGATATGGTAGAAAAACGTCGCCCGCAAGATGGGCGCATTAAAACCCTGAGTGCAGAGGGCCAAGAAATCGAGCTGCGCTTATCCACCATGCCTACTGCGTTTGGTGAGAAGTTGGTGATGCGGATATTTGCACCTGAAGTATCGGAAAAAGGCTTCTTAGCCCTTGGTTTTGCCGAAGAGCAAGCTGCAATTTGGCATAGTTGGACTAAATCACCTAACGGCATCATTCTAGTCACAGGACCGACTGGTTCAGGTAAAACCACCACGCTTTACGCCACCTTGCGTACACTCGCCACGCCAGAAGTCAACGTGTGTACGGTTGAAGAGCCGATTGAAATGGTAGAGCCACTATTCAACCAAATGCAAGTGCAGCAAAATATCGGTTTAACCTTTGCCGGCGGCATCCGCACACTGATGCGACAAGATCCCGACATCATCATGGTAGGTGAAATTCGCGACTTAGAAACTGCCGATATGGCAATACAAGCTGCGCTCACAGGCCACTTAGTGCTATCCACCCTACACACCAACGACGCGCCCTCTGCTGTCACTCGGCTATTAGATTTAGGTGTCCCATCATACCTAATCCACTCAACCGTACTCGGCATCATGGCACAACGCTTAGTGCGCACGCTATGCACTAGCTGCAAAGTAGCCGAGCCAATAGAACAAAGTAAATGGGATGCGTTAGTTGGCGATTTCAACATACCCAAGCCTGCACACATTTACAAACCTGTAGGCTGCATGGAATGCCGTAACACTGGCTTTAGAGGCCGCAGTGGCATCTATGAAATGCTTACTATTACACCTGCATTACGTAAACTCATTACGCCAGAAACCAACTTAGCCGACCTCACCAAGCAAGCTTATAAAGATGGTATGCAACCTTTAGTCATTAATGGTGCAGAGAAAATCGCGGCAGGCATCACTACGATTGAAGAGTTGATGAAAGTGGCTCCACCTCTAGAGCTAGAGTAA
- the ilvC gene encoding ketol-acid reductoisomerase, whose protein sequence is MKVYYDKDADLNLIKGKKVTIVGYGSQGHAHAANLKDSGVNVTIGLRKGGSSWAKAIGAGHTTLEIADAVKDADVVMLLLPDETMAQIFSEDIAAHLKQGATLAFAHGFNIHYNQITPRADLDVIMVAPKGPGHTVRSEYLKGGGVPSLIAVYQDKSGKAKDVALSYAAANGGTKGGVIETDFREETETDLFGEQAVLCGGAVELVKAGFETLVEAGYAPEMAYFECLHELKLIVDLMYEGGIANMNYSISNNAEYGEYVTGPQVINDQSRAAMKTCLANIQNGNYAKQFILEGRTNYPEMTARRRLNAAHPIEQVGGQLRSMMPWIAKNKLVDQSKN, encoded by the coding sequence ATGAAAGTTTATTACGATAAAGACGCAGACCTTAATTTAATCAAAGGCAAAAAAGTAACCATCGTTGGTTACGGCTCACAAGGTCACGCGCATGCGGCAAACCTTAAAGATAGCGGCGTAAACGTGACTATCGGCCTTCGTAAAGGCGGCAGCTCATGGGCTAAAGCGATTGGCGCTGGTCACACTACATTAGAAATCGCTGATGCGGTTAAAGATGCTGATGTTGTGATGTTATTATTGCCAGATGAAACAATGGCTCAAATTTTCAGTGAAGATATTGCTGCGCATTTAAAACAAGGCGCAACTTTGGCTTTTGCACATGGCTTTAACATTCACTACAACCAAATCACACCACGTGCTGATTTAGACGTCATCATGGTTGCGCCAAAAGGCCCAGGCCACACAGTACGTTCAGAGTACTTAAAAGGTGGTGGCGTTCCTTCATTGATCGCGGTTTACCAAGATAAATCTGGCAAAGCTAAAGACGTTGCGCTTTCATACGCAGCGGCAAACGGCGGCACTAAAGGCGGCGTGATCGAAACTGATTTCCGTGAAGAAACAGAAACTGACTTATTCGGTGAACAAGCTGTGTTATGTGGTGGCGCTGTTGAATTAGTTAAAGCTGGCTTCGAAACATTAGTTGAAGCTGGTTACGCACCTGAAATGGCTTACTTTGAGTGCTTACACGAATTGAAATTGATTGTAGATTTGATGTACGAAGGCGGCATCGCCAACATGAACTACTCAATCTCAAACAATGCTGAATACGGCGAATACGTAACAGGCCCACAAGTGATTAACGATCAATCACGTGCGGCGATGAAAACATGTCTAGCTAACATTCAAAATGGTAACTACGCTAAACAGTTCATTTTAGAAGGTCGTACAAACTACCCTGAAATGACTGCAAGACGTCGCTTAAATGCTGCGCACCCAATCGAGCAGGTAGGCGGTCAATTGCGCTCTATGATGCCTTGGATTGCTAAAAACAAATTAGTTGATCAGTCAAAAAACTAA
- a CDS encoding acetolactate synthase 3 catalytic subunit, translated as MADTPKNSSSKQITGAEILIRCLHEENVEFVFGYPGGAVLHIYDAIYHQDKFKHILVRHEQAALHAADAYSRSTGKVGVALVTSGPGATNAVTGIATAYMDSIPMVIISGQVPTYAIGEDAFQECDTVGITRPCVKHNFLVKDVKDIAATMKKAFYVAASGRPGPVLVDIPKDITADLCKFEYPESVSLRSYNPVTKGHLGQIKKALKLLAEAKRPMVYSGGGVVLGDASAHLIKLIQSMGIPITSTLMGLGGFPASDEKFLGMLGMHGTYEANMAMQECDVLLAVGARFDDRVIGNTKHFLSTPRTIIHIDIDPSSISKRVKIDVPIVGDVKSVLADMNELIATEKPAQNTNALAAWFKQINAWRGKKCLDFAQSDEFIKPQYVIQKLHEVTKGEAFVTSDVGQHQMWAAQYYKFNDPRRWINSGGLGTMGVGLPYAMGVQFAHPNAQVACVTGEGSIQMNIQELSTCAQYHLPIKVIMLNNRYLGMVRQWQEFFYENRYSESYMDSLPDFVKLAEAYGHVGMQITKPSDVEGALKEAFDMKSRFVFLDFITDQKENVFPMIQNGKGLSEMILASDIGAEDL; from the coding sequence ATGGCAGATACTCCAAAAAACAGTAGTTCCAAGCAAATTACAGGCGCGGAAATTTTAATTCGTTGCCTGCATGAAGAAAACGTTGAGTTTGTATTTGGCTACCCAGGCGGCGCTGTGTTGCATATCTATGACGCTATTTATCATCAGGATAAATTCAAGCATATTTTAGTGCGTCACGAGCAGGCTGCACTACACGCAGCTGATGCGTACTCTCGCTCTACAGGCAAAGTGGGTGTTGCACTTGTCACCTCTGGTCCAGGCGCGACTAACGCGGTGACTGGTATTGCTACGGCTTATATGGATTCAATCCCTATGGTGATTATTAGCGGCCAAGTGCCGACTTACGCCATTGGTGAAGATGCATTCCAAGAGTGCGACACAGTCGGCATTACCCGCCCATGCGTAAAACATAACTTCTTGGTTAAAGATGTAAAAGACATTGCGGCAACCATGAAAAAGGCATTTTACGTAGCCGCAAGTGGTCGTCCAGGCCCTGTTTTAGTCGATATTCCAAAAGATATTACCGCTGATCTATGCAAATTTGAGTACCCTGAAAGCGTCAGTTTACGTTCGTACAACCCTGTGACTAAAGGTCATTTGGGCCAAATTAAAAAAGCGCTTAAATTACTTGCCGAAGCGAAACGCCCTATGGTGTATTCAGGCGGTGGCGTGGTGTTGGGCGATGCATCTGCACATTTAATTAAGCTTATTCAGTCTATGGGTATTCCTATTACTAGCACCTTAATGGGGCTAGGTGGCTTCCCTGCGTCTGATGAAAAGTTCTTGGGCATGCTTGGCATGCACGGCACTTATGAAGCAAATATGGCGATGCAAGAGTGTGACGTGCTTTTAGCCGTTGGCGCACGTTTTGACGACCGCGTAATTGGTAACACCAAACACTTCTTATCAACACCTCGTACGATTATTCATATTGACATTGACCCATCGTCAATATCAAAACGTGTAAAAATCGATGTGCCTATCGTGGGTGACGTTAAATCTGTACTTGCAGATATGAACGAACTGATTGCTACTGAAAAGCCTGCACAAAACACCAACGCGCTAGCGGCTTGGTTTAAACAAATTAACGCTTGGCGCGGTAAAAAATGTTTAGATTTTGCACAAAGCGATGAGTTTATTAAACCGCAATATGTTATTCAAAAATTGCATGAAGTGACTAAAGGCGAAGCTTTTGTAACGTCAGACGTTGGTCAACATCAAATGTGGGCAGCGCAATATTACAAGTTTAACGACCCACGTCGTTGGATTAACTCTGGTGGCTTGGGCACTATGGGCGTTGGCTTGCCATATGCAATGGGCGTGCAGTTTGCACATCCAAACGCACAAGTGGCATGCGTAACGGGTGAAGGCAGTATTCAAATGAATATTCAAGAGCTTTCAACCTGCGCACAATATCATTTGCCGATTAAAGTCATTATGCTAAACAACCGCTACTTGGGTATGGTGCGTCAATGGCAAGAGTTTTTCTATGAGAATCGTTATTCAGAATCTTATATGGACAGCTTGCCAGACTTTGTTAAATTGGCCGAAGCTTATGGTCATGTAGGTATGCAAATCACCAAACCTAGCGACGTTGAAGGCGCTCTGAAAGAAGCTTTTGATATGAAGTCTCGCTTTGTGTTTTTAGATTTCATTACCGATCAAAAAGAAAACGTATTCCCAATGATACAAAATGGTAAAGGTTTGTCTGAAATGATTTTGGCCAGTGATATTGGCGCGGAGGATCTATAA